AGGCCCAGGTCAATCCGTCCCGGATAAAGGCTTTCGAGCGTGCCGAACTGCTCGGCGATCACTAGCGGCGCGTGGTTGGGCAACATCACTCCGCCGGAACCGACACGAATGGTCGACGTGCCGCCGGCCAGGTAGCCGAGCAGAACCGAGGTCGCGGAACTGGCGATGCCGTCCATGTTGTGATGTTCGGCGACCCAAAAGCGGTTATAGCCGAGCTTCTCGACATGCTGCGCCAGGTCCAGCGAATTGCGCAGCGACTGGGCTGGGCTGCCGTTTTCCCGCACGGGGACCAGATCGAGGGTCGAAAACTTGATATCGGACAGTCGTTTCATAAACCTGCTTCTCCAATTGAGGGCGCAGGTTTTTTCTCGTGAACGAAAACCTGCCGAATCTATAAGCGTGTTTCATGCAATGAGGGCATATACCCGAGTTTCAATAGCACGGGGAAAATTCCTACGAAATTGCCGGACCGATCAGATGAGGTGAACTTTGCGCCAGCGTCTATCCTCAGAACCCTAGCAAGCGAAAACCACCCAGGCGCGACGCTCGCGCCGGATTTTGAGGAGACAGGCATGGCTATCATCAAGAAAGCATCGGCTCATTGGGAAGGTGACCTGAAAACCGGCATCGGTTCGATTTCCACGGAAACCGGCGTACTCAGAGAAGCCCCCTACGGCTTCAAGGCGCGCTTCGAAGGCGGAAAAGGCACCAATCCGGAAGAGCTGATTGGCGCAGCGCATGCCGGTTGTTTTTCCATGGCGTTTTCAATGATTCTCGGCGATGCCGGCCTTAAAGCTGACAGCATCGACACCAATGCCGAAGTGACGCTCGACCAGGTCGATGGTGGTTTTGCTATTACGGCGGTGAAATTGATCCTCAAGGCGAAAATCCCTGGCGCCAGCCAGGCGCAGTTCGAGGAGCTGAGCAACAAGGCCAAGGAAGGGTGCCCTGTTTCCAAGGTGCTTAATGCGAAAATCAGCCTGGATGCGACGTTGTTGAGTTAAGTTCGCATTGAAACGAAAAGATCGCAGCCTTCGGCAGCTCCTACCGGGAACGATCCGTAGGAACTGCCGAAGACTGCGATCTTTTTTGATGTACGACAGATTTGCCCAGCCTGTTTGTGGTCGAATAAATGACAGCAGCCAAAATGCAGAATCCTGCATGCTGCCTCAAGGGAGCTTCAACCATGAAACGTTTTGCCTTGGCGGTTATCTGTTGCGCACTGGCCACTTCGGCCCTGGCAGCACCGAAACCCTGCGAAGAACTCAAGGCCGAAATCGAAGCCAAGATCCAGGCCCAAAAGGTTGCGTCCTACACCCTAGAAATCGTCACTAATGACGAAGTGCACGATCAGAACATGGTCGTAGGCTCGTGCGATGGCGGCACCAAGAAAATCATTTACCAGAAGAACGATCGCTGACAGGCCTTACGGCACACAGTTGATCTGGCTTTCTTCGGCAACGATTTGGCGTTTGGCGTTATACAGCCGCGCCTCCGGAGTGAACGCCATGGAACGGGCTTGCAGCAGATAACGCTGACCGGCTTCGAAGTGATCGTACTTGATGATCATGTAGCACAGCCGCTCAGTAGTCCCGCCGAACAAGTCCGAGCCCCCGCCCGGTACTTCAAAATCGAAGCGCACGGTCAGCTCGTGTTTACCCGGCGTGACCTGGAAATAACGCCCGTCACGTAAGCGCTGGTTGTCCAGTCTCTCTGCCATCAACGTTTTATCGTTGGGGAAGGGTGTCGAAAAGTCGACCCAGGCCATCTGCGGATTGACCGCCGGCAATGGACTCGCACAGCCAGTCACCGTGCTTGCAGCGAGCAACAGCATCAACTTGCGCATGATGAATGTCCTGACTAATGAACAATCAGAATAGCGCCGATCAGGTACGTTGACAGCCTGCCGGTGTGCCCTGCCCAATTACTTTTCGCTGCTGATTGTAAAGCTTGGCCCAAGGCCGGAAACCAATATTCCCGGCTTGCAGCTGATATCGCTCACCGGCATTGAACTCGCTGAATTTCACATTCATCTGGCAATCACGCCACAACGGTTCGGCATCGGGACCAATGTTGGTGGGCTGAACCGGGAACTGGTAGCGAACCGTAAGCTCATGACTACCGGGTTGCACCTCGAAATAGCGTTTGTCGGTGGCAGCTTGATTGTCCACCTCCAAGGCTTGCAGGGCCGTGTCTTCCTGCTTCGAATCCAGATCGATCCAGGCTTGCGATGGATCATGGTGAGGTATTCCGAATCCAGCACAACCGGCCAGCATCAGCAGGCCTCCCGTCAGCATCAACTTGCGCATAGCGGAGCTCCAGTCAAGCGGGATAGTCTTGCGAGCAGACTCTCCAGGAATTTTTTATTGTGATCAGGCCGCGTCCAAGCCTTGGGTTACTTGATCGCGTTTTGCGCGTTTTGTTTCCGGGTGTGTTGTTTTTGTTGCTCAACGGTTGCTCCAGCGTCAGCTATTACAGCCAACTGGCCAGTGGTCAGCTGCAATTGCTGCGAGCTCGAGAGCCGGTGTCCAGCGTTGTTGCCGACCCACAGCGCGATGTAAAATTGCGAGCCCATCTGGCTCAATCGCAAAAAGCCCGGACATTCGCCAGCCAACACCTGCACCTGCCGGACAATCAAAGCTACCGCTTGTACGCCGACATTGGCCGCCCTTTCGTCGTGTGGAACGTGTTTGTCACGCCGGAATTTTCCCTGAAGCCACAGAACCACTGTTTTCCCATCGCCGGTTGCGTGGCCTATCGCGGTTATTACAGCCAGAGCGCGGCCCGTGGAGAGGCGGCGCTGCAACGCCTGAAAGGCATGGACGTGTCGATCGGCGGAGTCGAGGCGTATTCGACGCTGGGCTGGTTCAATGACCCGATCATGAATTCGATGATGGGCTGGGGCGATGAGCGGCTGGCCACGCTGATCTTTCACGAACTCGCGCATCAACGTGTTTATGTGAAGGACGACACTGAGTTCAACGAATCATTTGCCACCTTCGTCGAACAGGAAGGCACCCGTCAGTGGTGTGCATTCCGTAATCTTCCTCCGGATAACGGTGCTGAGGCGCAGCGACGGGATCAATTCATTCAGTTGGTGCTCAATACCCGCACACGACTTGAAAAGCTTTACGCCCTGCCACTGCCGCCCGAGCAAATGCGTCAACGCAAAGCCGCCGAATTCGAGCGCTTGCGGGTTGAATACCGAGAGCTGCGCGACAGCCAATGGGCTGGGGATAAACGTTATGACA
The Pseudomonas sp. MYb327 DNA segment above includes these coding regions:
- a CDS encoding OsmC family protein — its product is MAIIKKASAHWEGDLKTGIGSISTETGVLREAPYGFKARFEGGKGTNPEELIGAAHAGCFSMAFSMILGDAGLKADSIDTNAEVTLDQVDGGFAITAVKLILKAKIPGASQAQFEELSNKAKEGCPVSKVLNAKISLDATLLS
- a CDS encoding DUF1161 domain-containing protein yields the protein MKRFALAVICCALATSALAAPKPCEELKAEIEAKIQAQKVASYTLEIVTNDEVHDQNMVVGSCDGGTKKIIYQKNDR
- a CDS encoding aminopeptidase, with the protein product MIRPRPSLGLLDRVLRVLFPGVLFLLLNGCSSVSYYSQLASGQLQLLRAREPVSSVVADPQRDVKLRAHLAQSQKARTFASQHLHLPDNQSYRLYADIGRPFVVWNVFVTPEFSLKPQNHCFPIAGCVAYRGYYSQSAARGEAALQRLKGMDVSIGGVEAYSTLGWFNDPIMNSMMGWGDERLATLIFHELAHQRVYVKDDTEFNESFATFVEQEGTRQWCAFRNLPPDNGAEAQRRDQFIQLVLNTRTRLEKLYALPLPPEQMRQRKAAEFERLRVEYRELRDSQWAGDKRYDNWINATMNNARLLPFGLYDQWVPAFAALFKQEGGDWVRFYAKVEKLGALTIDQRKTALRKLVEK